A stretch of Geomonas oryzisoli DNA encodes these proteins:
- a CDS encoding glycerate kinase type-2 family protein, which translates to MKPRKLLQQMFEAAVQSARPEYCLSRHLPPLPKGRLVVIGAGKASAAMARAFEDAWTGEISAGLVVTRYGYEVPCRGIEVVSASHPVPDQAGCTAAARMLELVEGLTCDDLVVCLISGGGSALLPLPLPGVTLAQKQELSRELLRCGAGIAEINCVRRHLSAVKGGRLAAACHPARVWTLAISDVPGDNPTDIASGPTVGDATTCEDALAIVERYRIPLPASVRECLASGRGESVKPDDPRLANAQFHLVATPQAALEAAAQFALRQGIPAHILSDRIEGESREVAKALAAVALQVARRRQPFAPPCVLLSGGETTVTVRGSGRGGPNVEFLLALALALEGEKGIYAVAGDTDGVDGQEETAGGFVSPDLLQRAWELGINPKRSLDDNDGHGFFEALGETLVTGPTLTNVNDFRAILITG; encoded by the coding sequence ATGAAGCCGCGTAAGCTTTTGCAGCAGATGTTTGAAGCCGCCGTTCAGTCGGCGCGTCCCGAGTACTGCCTGTCGCGCCACCTCCCGCCTCTGCCGAAGGGAAGGTTGGTGGTGATCGGTGCGGGTAAGGCCTCGGCTGCCATGGCGCGCGCCTTCGAAGACGCCTGGACCGGGGAGATCTCAGCGGGGCTCGTGGTCACCCGTTACGGCTACGAAGTTCCCTGCCGCGGCATCGAGGTGGTGAGCGCGTCGCATCCGGTTCCGGACCAGGCGGGGTGCACGGCGGCGGCCAGGATGCTCGAACTGGTCGAAGGCCTCACCTGCGACGATCTGGTCGTCTGCCTCATTTCCGGCGGCGGATCCGCGCTGTTGCCCCTTCCCCTGCCGGGGGTGACCCTGGCGCAAAAGCAGGAACTGAGCCGGGAACTCCTGCGCTGTGGAGCAGGCATCGCCGAAATCAACTGTGTCCGGCGCCACCTCTCGGCCGTCAAGGGGGGGAGGCTTGCCGCCGCATGTCATCCCGCCCGCGTCTGGACCCTGGCCATCTCCGATGTTCCCGGCGACAACCCCACCGATATCGCCTCCGGTCCTACCGTAGGTGACGCCACCACCTGCGAGGATGCGCTTGCCATCGTGGAGCGCTACCGCATCCCGCTCCCCGCGTCGGTGCGGGAGTGTCTCGCCTCCGGGCGCGGGGAGTCGGTGAAGCCGGACGACCCGCGCCTGGCCAACGCGCAGTTCCACCTGGTCGCGACGCCGCAGGCGGCCCTGGAAGCCGCGGCTCAGTTTGCCCTCCGGCAGGGGATTCCCGCCCACATCCTGAGCGACCGCATCGAAGGCGAGTCCAGAGAGGTAGCGAAGGCGCTGGCGGCGGTAGCGCTGCAGGTGGCACGGCGCCGGCAGCCCTTTGCCCCGCCCTGCGTCCTGCTGTCGGGGGGAGAAACAACGGTAACGGTGCGCGGCAGCGGGCGCGGCGGACCCAATGTGGAGTTTCTGCTGGCGTTGGCGCTGGCGCTTGAGGGCGAAAAGGGAATCTATGCGGTGGCGGGGGATACCGACGGGGTGGACGGCCAGGAGGAGACAGCGGGAGGCTTTGTGAGCCCGGACCTGCTGCAGCGGGCCTGGGAGCTGGGGATCAACCCGAAGCGAAGCCTCGATGACAACGACGGACACGGTTTTTTCGAGGCTCTGGGGGAAACGCTCGTGACCGGTCCCACGCTCACCAACGTGAACGATTTCAGGGCGATTCTTATTACCGGCTGA
- a CDS encoding methyl-accepting chemotaxis protein, with amino-acid sequence MLASVKVGTKLLSAFLLIAVISALVGGVGVLKIRQIDEADTRLYEEITAPLATVAQMSIAFQRVRINLRDFMEAKDESERQAALAMVDKLRKEIGERSTGFEKRLDTDEERKLYGEFKESRKVYGGYIDQVTGHVQAGRVDEAMTLMHGEARKAALHEQEQLNKLMEAMEKQAELTAKDNARIAEVATIVMTALVIAGMVIAVVCGLVITRMITKPLHAAVAAASAIGAGDLTTRIEVTSRDETGQLMAALQAMAENLRSTIGKVADTSAQVASASNQLHSTSEQIATGAEEVAAQAGTVATAGEQMSATSSDIARNCQMAAEGAKRASKSAQSGAEVVQGTVTVMGQIAAKVQETSRTVESLGERSDQIGAIIGTIEDIADQTNLLALNAAIEAARAGEQGRGFAVVADEVRALAERTTRATREIGEMIKAIQSETKGAVVAMEEGVHQVEAGTAEAAKSGGALQEILEQINDVAMQIHQVATAAEEQTATTSEISSNIVQITQVVQQTSQGAQESASAAAQLHRNSEELQQLVKQFRL; translated from the coding sequence ATGCTGGCAAGTGTCAAAGTCGGTACCAAGTTGCTTTCAGCCTTTCTGCTGATTGCCGTGATAAGCGCGTTGGTGGGCGGTGTGGGGGTCCTGAAGATCCGCCAGATCGATGAGGCCGACACCCGCCTCTACGAGGAGATCACGGCGCCTTTGGCCACCGTCGCCCAGATGTCCATCGCCTTCCAGCGGGTCCGCATCAACCTGCGCGACTTCATGGAGGCCAAGGATGAGAGCGAGAGGCAGGCCGCGCTTGCCATGGTGGACAAGCTGCGCAAGGAAATCGGGGAGCGATCGACCGGGTTCGAGAAGAGACTCGATACCGACGAGGAGCGGAAGCTCTACGGCGAGTTCAAGGAATCGCGCAAGGTCTACGGCGGCTACATCGACCAGGTGACCGGACACGTGCAGGCAGGGAGGGTCGACGAGGCGATGACCCTCATGCACGGCGAGGCCCGAAAGGCGGCGCTGCACGAGCAGGAGCAGCTCAACAAGCTCATGGAAGCAATGGAGAAACAGGCGGAACTGACGGCGAAGGACAATGCGAGGATCGCCGAGGTCGCCACCATCGTCATGACGGCGCTGGTCATCGCGGGGATGGTGATCGCCGTCGTCTGCGGCCTGGTGATAACCAGGATGATCACCAAGCCCCTCCACGCCGCCGTTGCCGCGGCCAGCGCCATCGGCGCCGGCGATCTCACCACGCGGATCGAGGTCACCTCGCGCGACGAGACGGGGCAGCTCATGGCGGCGCTGCAGGCGATGGCGGAAAACCTGCGCAGCACCATCGGCAAGGTCGCCGACACCTCCGCCCAGGTTGCCTCCGCCTCCAACCAGTTGCATTCCACCTCGGAACAGATCGCAACCGGCGCGGAGGAGGTCGCGGCCCAGGCCGGCACCGTGGCCACTGCCGGGGAGCAGATGTCGGCCACCTCGTCGGACATAGCGCGCAACTGCCAGATGGCGGCCGAAGGGGCCAAACGCGCCTCGAAATCGGCCCAGAGCGGGGCGGAGGTGGTCCAAGGGACCGTAACGGTGATGGGACAGATCGCAGCGAAGGTGCAGGAAACGTCCAGGACCGTCGAGAGTCTCGGCGAGCGCAGCGATCAGATCGGAGCCATCATCGGCACCATCGAGGACATAGCGGACCAGACCAACCTCCTGGCTTTGAACGCGGCCATCGAGGCGGCCCGGGCCGGCGAGCAGGGACGCGGCTTTGCCGTCGTCGCCGACGAGGTGCGCGCCCTGGCCGAACGGACCACCAGGGCGACCCGGGAGATAGGGGAGATGATCAAGGCGATCCAGAGCGAGACCAAGGGTGCCGTGGTCGCCATGGAAGAAGGTGTGCACCAGGTCGAGGCCGGAACCGCCGAAGCCGCCAAGTCCGGCGGCGCGCTGCAGGAGATCCTGGAGCAGATCAACGACGTGGCCATGCAGATCCACCAGGTGGCTACCGCCGCCGAAGAACAGACGGCGACTACCAGCGAGATCTCCAGCAACATCGTGCAGATAACCCAGGTCGTGCAGCAGACCTCGCAAGGGGCACAGGAGTCGGCGAGTGCGGCGGCCCAGTTGCACAGGAACTCCGAGGAACTACAGCAGTTGGTCAAGCAGTTCCGACTCTAG
- a CDS encoding substrate-binding domain-containing protein produces MRVIRVAAALLLSLLAGLTAQASADELKIGAGGAPTENILKPIRVAFETATGLKLYIVASGPKNAFVDLQKGELDAAAAGLSYQDWLALMKKEGAEVGAPAAFTPVVIGKDKVKVLVHKENKVNQLSAEQLKGIFSGEISSWKEVGGEDVPILVVIGKLTPGTNSMFFKKFLGDKAVAKDVIDATTAEDVRLNVASNPSAIGFGPLSLVDDSVKAVQTPELARDITVITKGKPSAKVQKLLDFVNGEGKKYIKQ; encoded by the coding sequence ATGAGAGTAATACGTGTTGCAGCAGCCCTTCTCCTCTCTTTGCTGGCAGGTCTCACCGCCCAGGCAAGCGCCGATGAGCTGAAGATCGGAGCCGGTGGCGCGCCCACGGAGAACATCCTGAAGCCGATCCGTGTCGCGTTCGAGACGGCAACCGGCCTGAAGCTCTACATCGTCGCCTCCGGGCCGAAAAACGCCTTCGTAGACCTGCAGAAGGGGGAACTGGACGCTGCGGCGGCAGGGCTTAGCTACCAGGACTGGCTGGCCCTCATGAAGAAGGAAGGGGCCGAGGTGGGCGCGCCGGCTGCGTTCACCCCTGTCGTCATCGGCAAGGACAAGGTCAAGGTGCTGGTGCACAAGGAGAACAAGGTGAACCAGCTGAGCGCCGAGCAGTTGAAAGGGATTTTTTCCGGGGAGATCTCCTCGTGGAAAGAGGTCGGCGGAGAGGACGTACCGATCCTGGTGGTGATCGGCAAGCTTACTCCCGGCACCAACAGCATGTTCTTCAAGAAGTTCCTGGGGGACAAGGCCGTTGCCAAGGACGTGATCGACGCCACCACGGCCGAGGACGTCAGGCTGAACGTCGCCTCGAACCCTTCGGCCATCGGCTTCGGTCCTCTCTCGCTGGTGGACGACTCGGTAAAAGCGGTACAGACGCCGGAGCTCGCGCGCGACATCACCGTGATCACCAAGGGGAAACCCTCGGCCAAGGTCCAGAAGCTCCTCGATTTCGTCAACGGCGAGGGAAAGAAGTACATCAAGCAGTAA
- a CDS encoding substrate-binding domain-containing protein: protein MKRAMIGLALAASMVFGGTAMGEEIKAGGGGAPVDGYLKPVKEAFEKSTGITLNLNFSSATLAFKQLIAGELDLSTAGLAYPDLVKTAKKEKIEVADPSAYVATEIGASKIYTVAHKDNPVATLTMDQLKGIFTGKIANWKEVGGNDAPILIVLSSINPATNAAFKKLAMGDAPFATDVLDAGRFEDVREKVAANPEAIAFGPVTMLDATLKTVKTPDVARPVIVVTKGAPSAKVQKLISFIKGEGQNYIKQ from the coding sequence ATGAAAAGAGCAATGATTGGTCTGGCACTCGCAGCATCGATGGTCTTCGGCGGCACCGCCATGGGCGAAGAGATCAAGGCGGGAGGGGGCGGCGCCCCCGTTGACGGCTATCTGAAACCGGTGAAGGAGGCATTCGAGAAGAGCACCGGCATCACCTTGAACCTCAACTTCAGCAGCGCCACCCTCGCCTTCAAGCAACTGATCGCAGGGGAGCTCGACCTCTCCACCGCCGGCCTCGCCTACCCGGACCTCGTGAAGACGGCGAAGAAAGAGAAGATCGAGGTCGCCGACCCGTCCGCCTACGTCGCCACGGAGATCGGCGCCAGCAAGATCTACACGGTTGCCCACAAGGACAACCCGGTGGCCACGCTCACCATGGACCAACTGAAGGGGATCTTCACCGGCAAGATCGCCAACTGGAAAGAGGTGGGCGGCAACGACGCCCCCATCCTGATCGTCCTCTCCTCGATCAACCCCGCGACCAACGCCGCGTTCAAGAAGCTCGCCATGGGAGACGCCCCTTTCGCGACCGATGTCCTGGACGCGGGACGGTTCGAGGACGTGCGTGAAAAAGTCGCCGCCAACCCGGAGGCGATCGCGTTCGGCCCGGTGACCATGCTGGACGCCACCCTCAAGACCGTGAAGACCCCGGACGTGGCGCGTCCGGTCATCGTGGTCACCAAGGGGGCCCCCTCGGCCAAGGTGCAGAAGCTGATCTCCTTCATAAAGGGTGAAGGACAGAACTACATCAAGCAGTAA
- a CDS encoding methyl-accepting chemotaxis protein, translating to MTIKTKLTLNVVTVILIVAGVAIASIVGMRFVDSKLQDLTQRSTPFQMRTVEFQRQIQEATADLIKASVSRNRSEFEAAKTESDKSLAQVETGQGALQALSGDVKLEAHQALTGIAGEIFTVTRGKLKAEEDAAAANKSITERIREATARLKELDAKIKGLQSASSSSYSRSVTETKGVSDRVRNVEALKLTLKDFHLGLLEVSKTQSKKAVLISLAKCNSAMNKALQNEIAKSSGSISADLKYLNGRIAPFGKAQTAAIEPGVTDTSARDQLFAEITQKMNAVNLVLEQEAAMASDTLSSESRKQSSYFNNSTVATSVMAGNSELLSLGLKVDGLASRLFTAGSAKDVDAIEAELNGIFGRVGQVDAQLAKALAKLNARGEAALLHQAEGALSTIKGLLFVKDGVLSKIRNRLDMEAKAATAMGKLREIVKQQAESGQKTVSVAQVDQEKAITTVNKMVRFSTLLIAAISVGAVIFGIIFGIWVYRSISRPLAQLLGVSQAVAKGDLGVRIDSNNGDEVGKVQTAMAEMVDNLRGMVGKIKDATQSLASSSEELSATAVALEQGAEEQTARIDQSATAMTEMTQTTMEVARNSSDTSDAATQMKGIAERGKLAMQETAQELDRFAESVNQAAQKVESLGKQSEEISDVVTLINDIANQTNLLALNAAIEAARAGEQGRGFAVVADNVRELAERTSTATQEISQTVKTMQNSVRSSVDYMQEERESVLKVQGQVQQTLVAIGEIVSYVEQVADMVQRIAVAAEEQSSTSGEVSQNMEGVHQIAKELRSSFTDIRHSSGSLSQLATELNGMVGWFRV from the coding sequence ATGACTATCAAGACCAAGCTGACCCTGAACGTAGTCACCGTGATCCTCATCGTGGCAGGAGTTGCCATCGCCAGCATCGTCGGCATGCGCTTTGTCGACAGCAAGCTCCAGGACCTCACCCAGCGCAGCACCCCGTTCCAGATGAGGACGGTCGAATTCCAGCGCCAGATCCAGGAGGCGACGGCCGACCTGATCAAGGCGAGCGTCTCCCGCAACCGCAGCGAATTCGAAGCGGCCAAGACCGAGTCGGACAAATCTCTCGCCCAGGTGGAGACCGGCCAGGGGGCGCTGCAGGCACTCTCCGGCGACGTGAAGCTGGAGGCGCACCAGGCACTGACCGGCATAGCCGGCGAGATCTTCACGGTCACCAGGGGGAAGCTCAAGGCCGAGGAGGATGCGGCCGCGGCCAACAAGAGCATCACCGAACGGATCAGGGAAGCGACGGCACGCCTTAAGGAGCTCGACGCCAAGATCAAGGGGCTGCAGTCGGCCAGCTCCAGCTCCTACAGCAGGTCCGTCACCGAGACCAAGGGGGTGTCGGACCGGGTGCGCAACGTTGAGGCGCTCAAGCTGACCCTCAAGGACTTCCACCTGGGACTGCTGGAGGTGAGCAAGACCCAGAGCAAGAAGGCGGTGCTGATCTCGCTCGCCAAGTGCAACTCCGCGATGAACAAGGCGCTGCAAAACGAGATCGCCAAAAGCTCCGGCAGCATCTCGGCGGACCTCAAGTACCTGAACGGCAGGATCGCCCCCTTCGGCAAGGCGCAGACGGCCGCGATCGAACCGGGCGTCACCGACACCTCGGCGCGGGACCAGCTCTTCGCCGAGATCACCCAGAAGATGAACGCGGTGAACCTGGTCCTGGAGCAGGAGGCCGCCATGGCCTCCGACACCCTCTCCTCGGAAAGCCGCAAGCAGTCTTCCTATTTCAACAACTCCACCGTGGCCACCTCCGTCATGGCCGGCAATTCCGAGCTCCTCTCGCTCGGGCTCAAGGTGGACGGGCTCGCCTCGCGTCTGTTCACGGCCGGCAGCGCGAAGGACGTCGACGCCATCGAGGCCGAGCTGAACGGGATCTTCGGCCGCGTAGGCCAGGTGGACGCCCAGCTCGCCAAGGCACTGGCGAAGCTCAACGCGCGCGGCGAGGCCGCCCTGCTGCACCAGGCCGAGGGGGCGCTCTCCACCATCAAGGGGCTGCTCTTCGTCAAGGACGGCGTCCTTTCCAAGATCCGCAACCGGCTCGACATGGAAGCCAAGGCGGCCACCGCCATGGGCAAGCTGCGCGAGATCGTCAAGCAGCAGGCCGAGAGCGGACAGAAAACGGTGAGCGTCGCCCAGGTGGACCAGGAAAAGGCGATCACCACCGTGAACAAGATGGTCCGCTTCTCGACGCTGCTCATCGCCGCCATCAGCGTCGGGGCGGTGATATTCGGCATCATCTTCGGGATCTGGGTGTACCGCTCCATCTCGCGCCCTCTGGCCCAGTTGTTGGGGGTGTCGCAGGCGGTGGCCAAGGGGGACCTCGGGGTACGCATCGACAGCAACAACGGCGACGAGGTGGGCAAGGTCCAGACGGCCATGGCGGAGATGGTGGACAACCTGCGGGGGATGGTGGGCAAGATCAAGGACGCCACCCAGAGCCTCGCCAGCAGTTCCGAGGAGCTTTCCGCCACGGCGGTGGCCCTGGAACAGGGGGCCGAGGAGCAGACCGCGCGCATCGACCAGTCGGCCACGGCCATGACCGAGATGACCCAGACCACCATGGAGGTGGCCAGGAACTCCAGCGACACCTCGGACGCGGCCACCCAGATGAAGGGGATCGCCGAGCGGGGCAAGCTTGCCATGCAGGAAACGGCGCAGGAGCTGGACCGCTTCGCCGAGTCGGTAAACCAGGCGGCCCAGAAGGTGGAGTCGCTTGGGAAACAGTCGGAGGAGATCAGCGACGTGGTGACCCTGATCAACGACATCGCCAACCAGACCAACCTGCTGGCCCTCAACGCAGCCATCGAGGCGGCGCGCGCCGGGGAGCAGGGGCGCGGCTTCGCCGTGGTCGCCGACAACGTCCGGGAGCTGGCCGAGCGCACCAGCACCGCGACCCAGGAGATATCCCAGACCGTGAAGACGATGCAGAACAGCGTCAGGTCCTCGGTCGACTACATGCAGGAGGAGAGGGAATCGGTGCTGAAGGTCCAGGGGCAGGTGCAGCAGACCCTGGTCGCCATCGGCGAGATCGTGAGCTACGTGGAGCAGGTGGCGGACATGGTGCAAAGGATCGCGGTAGCCGCCGAGGAGCAGTCCTCCACCAGCGGCGAGGTGTCCCAGAACATGGAGGGGGTGCACCAGATCGCCAAGGAGCTCAGAAGCTCCTTCACCGACATCCGCCACTCCTCCGGGAGCCTGTCCCAGCTCGCCACCGAATTGAACGGCATGGTGGGGTGGTTCAGGGTGTAG
- a CDS encoding heavy metal response regulator transcription factor, which produces MRILIIEDEQKAANYLKKGLTENGFSVDIANDGEDGLHLAMTEQYDLIILDVMLPIKGGWAIIQELREAGKEVPVIFLSARDSVHDRVHGLELGADDYLVKPYAFSELLARIRIILRRHPLQQSELLKLADLELDLVRHKARRGGQTLDLTVKEFQLLALMLRRRGEVLSRTTISEQVWGINFDSDTNVVDVAIRRLRKKVDDPFTLKLIHTIRGVGYVIDEAA; this is translated from the coding sequence ATGCGCATCCTGATCATCGAAGACGAGCAAAAGGCCGCCAATTACCTGAAGAAGGGGCTCACCGAGAACGGCTTCAGCGTCGACATCGCCAACGACGGCGAGGACGGCCTGCACCTGGCCATGACCGAGCAGTACGACCTGATCATCCTCGACGTGATGCTCCCCATCAAGGGGGGATGGGCCATCATCCAGGAGCTTAGGGAGGCCGGCAAAGAGGTCCCGGTGATCTTTTTGTCCGCGCGGGACTCGGTGCACGACCGGGTGCACGGCCTGGAGCTGGGGGCGGACGACTACCTGGTGAAACCGTACGCCTTCTCGGAGCTTTTGGCCCGGATCAGGATCATCCTGCGCCGGCACCCCCTGCAGCAAAGCGAGCTGCTCAAGCTGGCCGACCTGGAGCTGGACCTGGTCCGGCACAAGGCCCGGCGCGGCGGCCAGACCCTCGACCTCACCGTGAAGGAGTTCCAGCTCCTCGCGCTGATGTTGAGGCGCCGCGGCGAGGTGCTTTCCCGCACCACCATCTCCGAGCAGGTGTGGGGCATCAACTTCGACAGCGACACCAACGTGGTGGACGTCGCCATCAGGAGATTGAGAAAGAAGGTGGACGATCCCTTTACCCTGAAACTCATCCACACCATCAGGGGGGTCGGCTATGTCATCGACGAAGCTGCCTGA
- a CDS encoding heavy metal sensor histidine kinase, translating to MSSTKLPDQPNSFSITARLVGFYLVATLLILLCTNWFQFKALYKDLDYEDNDFLVERIGTLRDIIARHPDALRDQIPTNKPGQPNRHLVRVQDAEGRTLMQSPEMAGLAVELFPPAVTSAEKISRGRKYRAPDKRHYLLNAAWSERNGDPHYRLIQVALDISDEDALMSKYLIRTAASVATGLLLAALLGVTITRRGLRPLQEMAEKVAHITEADLHQRIGTANWPRELTQLTVALDAMLGRLEESFARLSEFSANLAHELRTPINNLRGEAEVALSRARSEEEYRHIIESAIEEYERLSRMVGDILFLARPDRACQPVLIDARAEVERLADYYGNLAEEQQTTIVIEGDGEVSGDANLFQRAVGNLISNALHYGSRFGEIRVKLSETGDGGLEIAVEDDGMGMDPTELPRVFDRFYRSPQARQIYNQGSGLGLAIVRSIMNLHGGTATVASRPGAGTVVTLRFPAPRQRDTGASVADT from the coding sequence ATGTCATCGACGAAGCTGCCTGACCAGCCCAACTCCTTCTCCATCACCGCCCGGCTGGTAGGTTTCTACCTCGTCGCCACCCTCTTGATCCTCCTTTGCACGAACTGGTTCCAATTCAAGGCCCTCTACAAAGACCTCGACTACGAGGACAACGACTTCCTGGTGGAGCGGATCGGGACGCTGCGGGACATCATCGCCCGCCACCCGGACGCGCTCAGGGACCAGATCCCGACCAACAAGCCGGGGCAGCCGAACCGGCACCTGGTGCGGGTCCAGGACGCCGAGGGGCGCACCCTGATGCAGTCGCCGGAGATGGCGGGGCTGGCGGTGGAACTTTTTCCCCCGGCGGTGACCAGTGCCGAGAAGATCAGCCGCGGCCGCAAGTACCGCGCTCCGGACAAGCGGCACTACCTGCTCAACGCCGCCTGGAGTGAGCGAAACGGCGATCCCCACTACCGGCTGATCCAGGTCGCGCTGGACATAAGCGACGAAGACGCGCTCATGTCCAAGTACCTTATCCGGACTGCGGCCTCGGTGGCGACCGGCCTGCTGCTGGCGGCGCTGCTCGGGGTGACCATCACGCGGCGGGGCCTGCGGCCGTTGCAGGAAATGGCGGAAAAGGTGGCGCATATCACCGAGGCGGACCTGCACCAGCGCATCGGGACGGCGAACTGGCCGCGGGAGCTGACCCAGCTCACCGTGGCGTTGGATGCCATGCTGGGGAGGCTCGAGGAATCCTTCGCCCGGCTTTCCGAATTTTCGGCCAACCTCGCCCACGAACTGCGCACTCCGATCAACAACCTGCGCGGCGAGGCCGAGGTGGCGCTGTCCCGGGCACGGTCGGAGGAGGAGTACCGACACATCATCGAATCCGCCATCGAGGAGTACGAGCGACTCTCCCGCATGGTGGGGGACATCCTGTTCCTGGCGCGACCGGACCGCGCCTGCCAGCCGGTGCTGATCGACGCGCGGGCGGAGGTGGAGCGGCTGGCGGATTACTACGGCAACCTGGCCGAGGAGCAGCAGACCACGATCGTCATCGAAGGGGACGGTGAGGTCAGCGGCGATGCCAACCTGTTCCAGCGCGCCGTAGGCAACCTCATCTCCAACGCCCTGCATTACGGCTCCCGTTTCGGAGAGATCAGGGTGAAACTCAGCGAAACCGGCGACGGCGGCCTGGAAATCGCCGTGGAGGACGACGGCATGGGTATGGACCCGACCGAGCTGCCGCGCGTCTTCGACCGTTTCTACCGCTCGCCGCAGGCCCGCCAGATCTACAACCAGGGAAGCGGGCTCGGGCTTGCCATCGTGCGCTCCATCATGAATCTCCACGGCGGCACGGCCACGGTGGCCAGCCGTCCCGGCGCGGGAACCGTGGTAACCCTGCGTTTTCCGGCACCCCGACAGCGGGACACAGGAGCATCCGTTGCCGACACATGA